In Vicia villosa cultivar HV-30 ecotype Madison, WI unplaced genomic scaffold, Vvil1.0 ctg.000025F_1_1, whole genome shotgun sequence, one genomic interval encodes:
- the LOC131622237 gene encoding uncharacterized protein LOC131622237, with translation MELSSPPSPPIADNTDPERRLREAEERLRDAIEELQRRQRRAAAHAYHNLHHHNNLDSPPCDHGPDESCIAHAIGNLCQTFLLSYGVRVGIGILLRAFKLARRQSYSSLLDLKQLVSEKDLIVREEACRIGLLFGGFTGSYHALRCLFRKWRKKETAMNAILAGSVAGFSILALNDSNRRRTLALYLLARLAQCAYNSAKSKNKFHLWGSHWRHGDSLLFSLACAQVMYAFVMRPESLPKSYQEFIQKTGPVAEPVYRAVRDSCRGHPVDVASLHTYLSRKGKSDYVKLEEFPSIIPCSIIHAGTNSCLAHEINATSATFKKTFPLYFSLTFVPFVVLHLQKFTGAPFHTFWVAIKGAVRSTAFLSAFVGIFQGVICLHRKLSSRDHKLVYWIAGGISALSVLLEKKARRGELALYVLPRSVDSLWYILVNRHLLPKIRNAEVFLFSLCMGGIMYYLEYEPETMAPFLRGLIRRFLASRISSPSLPSNQTATQTACPTPSYTYLQAQDGITPPKLRERRDSESSSEKFNLESIPGL, from the exons ATGGAACTCTCCTCTCCTCCGTCACCTCCGATCGCCGACAACACCGATCCCGAGCGCCGCCTTCGTGAAGCGGAGGAGCGTCTCCGAGACGCTATCGAGGAGCTTCAACGCCGCCAACGACGCGCCGCTGCTCATGCTTACCACAACCTCCACCACCATAACAACCTCGACTCCCCGCCCTGCGATCACGGTCCCGATGAGTCCTGCATCGCACACGCTATTGGTAATCTCTGCCAGACTTTCCTTCTCTCTTACGGTGTTAGAGTCGGTATTGGAATTCTCCTCCGCGCATTCAAGCTTGCTCGAAGGCAATCCTACTCCTCTCTCCTTGATCTCAAG CAACTTGTTTCTGAAAAAGACCTAATAGTCAGGGAAGAAGCATGTCGTATTGGTTTACTTTTTGGTGGTTTCACTGGATCTTATCATGCGCTTAGATGCTTGTTTAGAAAGTGGAGAAAAAAAGAGACTGCGATGAACGC AATTTTAGCAGGTTCAGTTGCTGGTTTCTCAATTCTGGCACTAAATGATTCAAATAGGAGGCGCACACTGGCTTTATATCTATTAGCTAGGCTAGCTCAG TGCGCTTATAATTCTGCAAAATCTAAGAACAAGTTTCACCTTTGGGGAAGTCATTGGAGACATGGAGATTCTTTGCTGTTTTCACTTGCTTGTGCACAG GTTATGTATGCCTTTGTAATGCGCCCTGAGAGCTTGCCGAAATCCTATCAAGAATTCATTCAAAAGACCGGACCAGTTGCAGAGCCTGTATACAGGGCTGTAAGAGATAGTTGTAGGGGTCATCCAGTTGATGTTGCTTCACTACACACCTACTTATCTCGCAAAGGAAAATCTGACTATGTGAAGTTGGAAGAATTTCCCTCTATTATTCCTTGTTCCATCATTCACGCAGGAACAAATTCATGTTTAGCTCACGAAATTAATGCAACATCAGCAACCTTCAAGAAAACTTTTCCACTTTACTTCTCTCTGACCTTTGTGCCATTTGTCGTTCTGCACCTACAAAAG TTCACTGGTGCTCCTTTCCACACTTTCTGGGTTGCCATTAAAGGAGCTGTTCGGTCAACAGCCTTTTTGTCTGCTTTTGTTGGAATCTTTCAG GGAGTCATTTGTTTGCATAGAAAACTTTCTTCAAGAGATCACAAACTTGTGTATTGGATAGCAGGCGGAATATCTGCCCTTTCAGTGCTATTGGAGAAAAAAGCAAGGCGGGGTGAGCTAGCTTTATATGTTCTTCCCCGATCAGTAGATTCATTATGGTATATCTTGGTGAATAGGCACCTACTTCCAAAAATTAGGAATGCTGAG GTCTTTTTGTTTTCTCTCTGCATGGGAGGGATCATGTATTACTTGGAATACGAGCCAGAAACCATGGCCCCATTTCTTAGGGGCCTGATTCGACGCTTCCTTGCCAGCAGAATTAGCAGTCCAAGCCTGCCGTCTAATCAAACTGCTACTCAAACCGCGTGTCCAACTCCATCTTACACATACTTACAAGCTCAAGATGGCATCACGCCGCCGAAATTACGAGAGAGAAGGGACAGTGAATCTTCTTCTGAGAAGTTCAATCTTGAGTCTATTCCCGGGCTTTGA